One stretch of Aquimarina sp. Aq107 DNA includes these proteins:
- the ccoG gene encoding cytochrome c oxidase accessory protein CcoG yields the protein METPKNETFRDSIGTINEEGKRAWLYPKKPSGVFYEYRKWVSYGLLIFLFSAPFIKIKGNQFLLFNVLERRFNIFGAPFWPQDFHLFVISMIIGVVFVILFTVAFGRLFCGWICPQTIFMEMVFRRIEYWIEGDRGKQIRLDKQPWNAEKIKKRLLKWVVFFIISFLIANVFLAYLISSDVLIQYIFIDGPFQHVGTLISLLIFTAVFYFVFAWFREQVCVIACPYGRLQGVLLDAKSIVVAYDYKRGEKEAGRAKFKKNEDRPITGKGDCIDCFQCVHVCPTGIDIRNGTQLECVNCTACIDACDHMMESVNLPKGLIRYASEDDIAKKEKFKFTPRLKGYTAVLVILIGVFLGMSFLRNDVEANVLRLPGQLYERKEHNIISNVYTFKLVNKTINDIENVHFELLSHTGTIEVVTHKNFVVPKQGLAEGTLFIEINASALSGDKDKVKIGVYANDNELIETTTTAFLGPRSYR from the coding sequence TTGGAAACACCAAAAAACGAAACATTTAGAGATTCTATCGGTACAATTAACGAAGAAGGAAAACGTGCTTGGTTATATCCTAAAAAGCCAAGTGGCGTATTTTATGAATACCGCAAATGGGTAAGTTATGGATTATTGATTTTTTTGTTTTCTGCTCCTTTTATCAAAATAAAGGGCAACCAGTTTTTGTTATTTAATGTTTTAGAGCGACGTTTCAACATTTTCGGAGCTCCTTTCTGGCCACAGGATTTTCATCTGTTTGTAATATCAATGATTATTGGGGTAGTCTTTGTAATATTATTTACAGTAGCTTTTGGACGATTATTCTGTGGTTGGATATGTCCGCAAACCATATTTATGGAAATGGTGTTCCGAAGAATAGAATATTGGATCGAAGGAGACAGAGGAAAACAAATACGCTTGGATAAACAACCTTGGAACGCCGAAAAAATCAAAAAGCGCCTGCTTAAATGGGTAGTGTTTTTTATCATTTCATTTTTAATAGCCAATGTGTTTTTAGCTTACCTGATTAGCAGTGATGTGCTTATCCAATATATATTTATTGATGGTCCTTTTCAGCATGTGGGGACTTTAATTTCTTTATTAATATTTACCGCAGTATTTTATTTTGTGTTTGCTTGGTTTAGAGAACAGGTTTGTGTAATTGCTTGTCCATATGGTCGATTACAAGGGGTATTGTTAGACGCCAAATCAATTGTAGTTGCATACGACTATAAGCGAGGAGAAAAAGAAGCAGGGCGCGCCAAATTTAAGAAGAACGAGGACAGACCTATTACCGGAAAAGGAGATTGTATTGATTGTTTTCAATGTGTACACGTGTGCCCAACAGGAATCGATATTCGAAATGGAACACAGTTAGAATGTGTGAATTGTACAGCCTGTATTGATGCCTGTGATCATATGATGGAAAGTGTAAATCTTCCGAAAGGATTGATCCGATATGCGAGTGAAGATGATATTGCTAAAAAAGAGAAATTTAAGTTTACACCAAGACTAAAAGGATATACAGCAGTATTGGTAATATTGATTGGTGTCTTTCTAGGAATGTCTTTTTTAAGAAATGATGTCGAAGCGAATGTTTTAAGGTTACCAGGGCAATTGTATGAGCGAAAAGAGCATAATATCATTAGTAATGTGTACACTTTTAAACTGGTTAATAAGACGATTAATGATATCGAAAATGTTCATTTCGAATTGCTATCACATACAGGAACTATAGAAGTGGTAACGCATAAAAACTTTGTAGTGCCCAAGCAAGGATTGGCTGAGGGAACATTATTTATAGAAATTAATGCATCTGCGTTAAGTGGTGATAAGGATAAAGTAAAAATCGGAGTATACGCTAATGATAATGAATTAATTGAAACAACGACAACAGCGTTTTTGGGACCTAGAAGTTATAGGTAA
- a CDS encoding cbb3-type cytochrome c oxidase N-terminal domain-containing protein, which produces MRSTVSYIRVIALLLITYFLIEWAVDSGEESAFIAVPITWVVLGIVLLFGIAIEICVEALRSVLFKSLKPEAQERYVLSQKIKKEKQFRWIKATYLKLVDSTPVSEEDEIILDHNYDGIKELDNNLPPWWVYGFYATILFGVIYLVRFHVFDDYNQIEEYETEVAEALVAIEAYKKTAKDLVDINTVVLLTEAADISAGKAIFTTNCVACHKADGGGGIGPNLTDPNWILGGGIKNVFRTISEGGRDGKGMVAWKQTLKPAEMAQVASYVITLGGTTPAEPKEAQGEIWIDPDAVKEDILEEEVPETVTDSTSVVSN; this is translated from the coding sequence ATGAGAAGTACAGTATCCTATATCAGAGTCATTGCATTGCTATTGATAACTTATTTTTTAATAGAATGGGCAGTGGATTCTGGAGAAGAATCAGCATTTATTGCAGTACCAATTACTTGGGTAGTGTTAGGAATCGTATTGTTATTTGGGATCGCCATAGAGATTTGTGTAGAGGCGTTACGAAGTGTGTTGTTTAAATCCCTGAAACCCGAAGCTCAAGAACGCTATGTATTAAGTCAAAAGATTAAAAAAGAGAAACAATTTCGATGGATCAAAGCGACCTATCTAAAATTGGTAGATAGTACACCTGTATCAGAAGAAGATGAAATCATTCTGGATCACAATTATGACGGAATTAAGGAGCTGGATAATAACCTTCCGCCTTGGTGGGTGTATGGTTTTTATGCGACTATTTTATTTGGAGTGATCTATTTGGTGCGTTTCCATGTATTTGATGATTACAATCAGATAGAAGAGTATGAAACAGAAGTAGCAGAGGCTTTGGTTGCTATCGAAGCGTATAAAAAAACAGCAAAAGATCTTGTGGATATAAATACCGTGGTATTGTTAACAGAGGCTGCTGATATTTCTGCCGGAAAAGCAATTTTTACAACCAATTGTGTAGCGTGTCATAAAGCAGATGGAGGAGGAGGTATCGGTCCCAATCTAACGGATCCAAATTGGATTTTGGGCGGAGGTATTAAAAACGTATTCAGGACTATTTCTGAAGGTGGTCGTGATGGAAAAGGAATGGTTGCCTGGAAGCAAACGCTAAAACCAGCAGAAATGGCGCAAGTGGCTAGTTATGTAATCACATTAGGCGGCACAACTCCTGCAGAACCTAAAGAGGCGCAAGGAGAGATCTGGATTGATCCAGATGCTGTAAAAGAAGATATTTTAGAAGAAGAAGTTCCAGAAACTGTTACAGACTCAACGTCTGTAGTAAGTAATTAG
- a CDS encoding CcoQ/FixQ family Cbb3-type cytochrome c oxidase assembly chaperone encodes MFKFIKGHMESIEGVEIYPIISLLIFFIFFTALFWWVISAKKEHIKEVSEIPFESENENELIL; translated from the coding sequence ATGTTTAAATTTATAAAAGGACATATGGAAAGTATCGAAGGCGTAGAGATATATCCTATCATATCACTACTAATATTTTTCATCTTTTTTACTGCCTTATTCTGGTGGGTAATTTCAGCAAAAAAAGAACATATAAAAGAAGTAAGCGAGATTCCTTTTGAATCAGAAAATGAAAACGAATTAATACTATGA